A region from the Fusarium graminearum PH-1 chromosome 4, whole genome shotgun sequence genome encodes:
- a CDS encoding alpha-glucosidase — protein MTVNKRTKQWWKQATIYQIYPASFCDSNGDGMGDLQGIISKLDYISSLGVDVIWVCPMYDSPQVDMGYDISNYEDVYAPYGTLQDMEELIRKTHEKGMKIMLDLVINHTSDKHAWFEESRLSKDSPKRDWYIWRPAKYSPDGQRLPPNNWRSNFGKGSVWEWDEATGEYYLHLFAKEQPDLNWENPETRRAIYASSMEFWLDRGVDGFRVDTVNMYSKIQDFPDAPIVDLKAEYQPAGLLYCNGPRMHEFLSEMSEVLERYGAITVGELPHTPDLERVLRYVSAKEKQLNMVFQFDVVDVGFGKTHKYETTPRNYTLPQLKDAFGRTQSLIHGTDAWTTVFMENHDQARSVSRFTNDSPQYRVAGAKLLALLQSCLSGTQYVYQGQEIGSVNAPKESYPLENYVDIESYQFLDIVKERSNNDEQEIDKAFNALQHLARDHARIPICWSDSKHGGFSEAAEKAGLPIKKPWMQAHPLSQEVNVASQLDDPQSVLSFWKKAISFRKEFPDLTVYGDYKVIRQDDPDIYAFVKESLADGSKVAVVLNFTTENKAWSAPTSEELGVHSGKDIKLVPIMSTHSGKEKTAVLSPFEGRVYLVT, from the coding sequence ATGACTGTCAACAAGCGCACTAAGCAGTGGTGGAAGCAGGCCACCATCTACCAAATTTACCCTGCATCCTTCTGCGACTCCAACGGCGATGGCATGGGAGATCTCCAAGGCATCATATCCAAGCTTGATTACATTTCCAGCTTGGGTGTTGATGTTATCTGGGTCTGCCCCATGTATGATTCCCCACAAGTTGACATGGGCTATGACATCTCCAACTACGAAGATGTCTATGCTCCCTATGGTACTCtccaagacatggaagagTTGATCCGCAAGACTCACGAAAAGGGCATGAAGATTATGCTCGATCTTGTTATCAACCATACATCTGACAAGCATGCTTGGTTTGAGGAGTCACGACTTAGCAAGGACAGCCCCAAGCGCGACTGGTACATCTGGCGACCAGCCAAGTACTCACCCGATGGCCAACGTCTCCCTCCCAACAACTGGCGCTCCAACTTTGGAAAAGGCAGTGTCTGGGAATGGGACGAGGCAACGGGGGAGTATTATCTACACCTCTTTGCTAAGGAGCAACCCGACCTCAACTGGGAGAACCCAGAGACCCGAAGAGCCATCTACGCTTCCTCCATGGAATTCTGGCTTGACCGAGGCGTCGACGGTTTCCGTGTCGATACCGTCAACATGTACTCCAAGATCCAAGACTTCCCTGACGCCCCTATCGTCGACCTCAAAGCCGAATACCAACCTGCTGGCCTACTCTACTGCAACGGTCCTCGAATGCACGAGTTTCTCAGCGAGATGAGCGAGGTTCTTGAACGATACGGTGCCATCACTGTCGGCGAACTTCCTCATACACCAGACCTAGAGCGTGTCTTGCGATATGTCAgcgccaaggagaagcagctcaacaTGGTGTTCCAATttgatgttgtcgatgttggttTCGGAAAGACTCATAAATATGAGACTACACCCAGAAACTATACTCTTCCTCAACTAAAGGACGCTTTTGGTAGAACACAGAGTTTGATCCATGGGACAGATGCTTGGACGACAGTCTTTATGGAGAACCACGATCAAGCTCGTTCTGTATCACGTTTTACAAACGACAGTCCCCAGTACAGAGTGGCAGGAGCCAaactcttggctttgcttcagTCTTGCCTGAGCGGTACACAATATGTTTACCAGGGCCAAGAGATTGGTTCAGTGAATGCTCCAAAAGAGAGTTACCCTCTGGAGAATTACGTCGATATCGAGAGCTATCAGTTCCTAGACATTGTCAAAGAGCGCTCCAACAATGATGAGCAAGAAATTGACAAGGCTTTCAATGCTCTGCAGCACCTAGCTCGAGATCATGCACGCATCCCCATCTGTTGGAGCGACTCTAAGCACGGAGGATTCTCAGAAGCCGCTGAAAAGGCTGGACTACCCATCAAAAAGCCTTGGATGCAAGCTCACCCTCTATCCCAAGAAGTCAATGTCGCGTCTCAACTAGACGACCCACAAAGTGTTCTTTCCTTCTGGAAGAAAGCTATTAGTTTCCGAAAGGAGTTTCCTGATCTCACGGTTTACGGAGATTACAAGGTTATTCGACAGGATGATCCTGACATTTATGCTTTTGTTAAAGAGTCACTTGCAGATGGATCCAAGGTAGCTGTTGTTCTCAATTTTACGACTGAAAATAAGGCGTGGAGTGCCCCGACTTCTGAAGAGCTGGGTGTTCACAGTGGAAAGGATATAAAGCTTGTGCCGATAATGTCGACGCACTCTGGGAAGGAAAAGACTGCTGTTTTATCGCCGTTTGAAGGAAGAGTTTATTTGGTTACTTAG